In Helianthus annuus cultivar XRQ/B chromosome 9, HanXRQr2.0-SUNRISE, whole genome shotgun sequence, the following are encoded in one genomic region:
- the LOC110879610 gene encoding xylose isomerase isoform X3 has product MGKNMKDWLRFSVAFWHTFRGTRGEMWPWEDGTNSLAMAKRRMRANFEFLEKLGVDRWCFRDRDIATDAETLEETKANLDEVVALAKELQAWFFEAAVGYKKKIGFNGGGGGGGRGVVKPADASV; this is encoded by the exons ATGGGGAAGAATATGAAG GATTGGCTGCGATTTAGTGTTGCTTTTTGGCACACGTTTCGTGGAACCAGGGGTGAGATGTGGCCATGGGAAGACGGTACTAATTCTTTAGCCATGGCTAAAAGAAGAA TGAGGGCTAACTTTGAGTTTCTTGAAAAGCTCGGAGTGGACAGATGGTGCTTTCGTGATAGAGATATTGCTACGGATGCCGAAACATTGGAG GAAACCAAAGCAAATCTGGATGAAGTTGTAGCTCTTGCGAAAGAACTTCAG GCATGGTTTTTTGAAGCTGCTGTAGGTTATAAAAAGAAGATTGGATTCAATG gtggcggtggtggtggtggtcgtggtGTTGTGAAGCCGGCTGATGCATCGGTTTAG
- the LOC110879610 gene encoding xylose isomerase isoform X2: MGKNMKDWLRFSVAFWHTFRGTRGEMWPWEDGTNSLAMAKRRMRANFEFLEKLGVDRWCFRDRDIATDAETLEETKANLDEVVALAKELQAWFFEAAVGYKKKIGFNGIYAFLFDTVIKRLEGFF; encoded by the exons ATGGGGAAGAATATGAAG GATTGGCTGCGATTTAGTGTTGCTTTTTGGCACACGTTTCGTGGAACCAGGGGTGAGATGTGGCCATGGGAAGACGGTACTAATTCTTTAGCCATGGCTAAAAGAAGAA TGAGGGCTAACTTTGAGTTTCTTGAAAAGCTCGGAGTGGACAGATGGTGCTTTCGTGATAGAGATATTGCTACGGATGCCGAAACATTGGAG GAAACCAAAGCAAATCTGGATGAAGTTGTAGCTCTTGCGAAAGAACTTCAG GCATGGTTTTTTGAAGCTGCTGTAGGTTATAAAAAGAAGATTGGATTCAATGGTATTTATGCTTTTCTTTTTGATACCGTCATCAAACGTCTAGAAGGTTTCTTTTAG
- the LOC110879610 gene encoding xylose isomerase isoform X4 translates to MGKNMKDWLRFSVAFWHTFRGTRGEMWPWEDGTNSLAMAKRRMRANFEFLEKLGVDRWCFRDRDIATDAETLEETKANLDEVVALAKELQVTKIRPLWGMAQLFM, encoded by the exons ATGGGGAAGAATATGAAG GATTGGCTGCGATTTAGTGTTGCTTTTTGGCACACGTTTCGTGGAACCAGGGGTGAGATGTGGCCATGGGAAGACGGTACTAATTCTTTAGCCATGGCTAAAAGAAGAA TGAGGGCTAACTTTGAGTTTCTTGAAAAGCTCGGAGTGGACAGATGGTGCTTTCGTGATAGAGATATTGCTACGGATGCCGAAACATTGGAG GAAACCAAAGCAAATCTGGATGAAGTTGTAGCTCTTGCGAAAGAACTTCAG GTGACCAAGATCCGTCCTTTATGGGGCATGGCTCAGTTGTTTATGTAA
- the LOC110876768 gene encoding uncharacterized protein LOC110876768 codes for MVEAIHSNGSGWSFLPLKKSLGGVWSSIVSVINNPVAGRSRLRNLFRGSVGNGEQLLFWLDPWLRDVPLMEAFPNLYRLESVKKCSVRDRLSGVWLWKHDPVLENEVIELDSLTAEVAAVSLMNRPDEWKWLPDNSGSFSVHSVKTLLDGAVDSNNRFVIDWCKWVPSKCNVFIWRAELNRIPTADSLRKRGIQKVSRWCGLAPIYAFSFADLLNVHNHKSVRAEVKKVVHGIMFISIFSIWCLWLARNKVVFSNVDAKVDSIFNEVRSLSFFMV; via the exons ATGGTGGAGGCGATTCACTCTAATGGGTCGGGCTGGTCTTTTCTTCCGTTAAAGAAGTCCCTTGGTGGTGTTTGGTCTAGTATCGTGTCCGTCATTAATAATCCGGTGGCTGGGCGATCTCGGCTTCGTAACCTCTTTAGGGGTTCAGTCGGGAATGGTGAGCAACTTCTCTTCTGGCTTGATCCTTGGTTAAGGGATGTCCCCTTAATGGAAGCTTTTCCAAATCTTTATCGTTTGGAGTCGGTCAAGAAATGTTCGGTCAGGGATAGGTTGAGTGGTGTCTGGCTGTGGAAGCATGATCCCGTCTTGGAAAATGAAGTCATCGAGCTGGATTCTCTTACCGCTGAAGTTGCGGCTGTTTCTTTGATGAACAGGCCGGACGAATGGAAATGGCTGCCTGATAATTCAGGTTCCTTCTCTGTTCATTCTGTTAAGACTTTGTTGGATGGTGCTGTGGATAGCAATAATAGGTTTGTCATCGACTGGTGCAAGTGGGTCCCTTCAAAGTGCAACGTTTTTATTTGGAGAGCGGAGTTGAACCGTATCCCGACGGCCGATTCGCTGCGGAAGAGAGGTATCCAG AAGGTTTCTCGGTGGTGCGGCTTGGCTCCAATCTATGCTTTTTCTTTTGCTGATCTATTAAACGTCCACAATCACAAGAGTGTCAGGGCTGAAGTTAAGAAGGTGGTTCATGGTATTATGTTCATTTCAATTTTTTCAATTTGGTGTCTGTGGCTGGCCCGTAATAAAGTGGTGTTCTCGAATGTAGACGCCAAGGTTGATAGTATTTTCAACGAGGTTAGATCGTTAAGTTTTTTTATGGTTTAA
- the LOC110879610 gene encoding uncharacterized protein LOC110879610 isoform X1: MHRFRKPYRACQRLNRVMQFRSVLAPLVLILLHLLRARTNSLKAASSQNSDVSKQRLPRKDPGPVEQPGEACVQSQKRKKTRFLHLLGLLQLMLRNLPILLYLLSFRPGVFSLNVAPLKEHASAIDSSSGSISTVVNVNVLSAETSLNLGSSHDDDKGDIIRKFDVDQVNSRNLLRFMFQRLYLWLKSIIETSY, translated from the exons ATGCATCGGTTTAGAAAACCATACCGGGCCTGCCAAAGGCTCAACCGAGTAATGCAGTTCCGCTCAGTTCTGGCACCTTTGGTTCTGATTCTTCTACACCTGTTAAGG GCTCGTACTAATTCCTTAAAGGCTGCATCTTCCCAAAATTCAGATGTCTCGAAACAACGCTTGCCAAGGAAAGATCCGGGGCCTGTTGAACAACCAGGTGAGGCCTGTGTCCAGTCTCAAAAGAGAAAAAAGACGCGCTTTCTTCACCTTCTGGGCCTTTTGCAGCTCATGCTCAGAAACCTACCAATCCTCCTATATCTTCTTTCCTTCCGGCCAGGAGTTTTCAGCTTAAATGTTGCACCACTAAAAGAACATGCAAGTGCTATTGATAGCTCATCGGGATCAATTTCCACCGTTGTAAATGTTAATGTTCTTAGTGCTGAAACTTCACTAAATTTGGGATCTTCTCATGATGATGATAAAGGAGATATAATCAGAAAGTTTGATGTTGACCAGGTCAATAGTAGAAATCTATTACGGTTTATGTTCCAGAGGCTTTACCTTTGGCTAAAAAGTATTATAGAGACTTCCTACTGA